A window from Pseudomonas kribbensis encodes these proteins:
- a CDS encoding alpha/beta fold hydrolase codes for MTRIATPISDIKEHYDVIVIGSGYGGGIAASRLSRAGKKVCLLERGREIQPGEYPNTMIAATEELQVHDPDGHIGSRTGLFDLHVNAQQNVVVGCGLGGTSLINANVSLEPTADVFKDPRWPLAVREDQDGLLKAGYEKAREMLKPNPYPDSAPNLPKLDANKQSADFLKQGANFYKPPINVTFDKLPNNLNHVGVEQLPCNHCGDCVSGCNNKAKNTTLMNYLPDATNHGAEIFCQAQVRHLERDSDGWIVHFQYLDSGREKFDAPTLFVKADIVVVSAGTLGSTEILLRSRDKGLAMSGQLGENMSGNGDILGFGHNCEQTINGIGFGTHSAKEMKPVGPCITSIIDMRNEGDRSSRMVIEEGSIPGALGRPMVPAMAGFAEMIGVPTDDSFSGKVKYKEREAESFLRGPYYGALHNMQTYLIMSHDSGQGRMVLDSKDQLRIDWPGVGEQENFKIGNERLHQSTKALGGIWVENPIWTKLLKHSIVSVHPLGGCVMGEDAAQGVVNHKGQVFSGASGTDVYANLYVTDGAVIPTSLAVNPLLTISAVSERNMGLLAADRGWKIDYTLPSAPRKQPVPPTLGVQFTETMKGYFSRAFTAAQSTDLKVYEAAAKRGEADNSPIDFTLTITANDLNRMIKEPEHAATIVGTVIAPALSPQPLTASNGVFNLFEQFEQQVDTRHMKYDMKLTAEDGNDYFFSAFKTVPEDNGVLNIWHDTSTLYVTLYRGPDKSGEVIGSGVMHIKPADFAKQMTTMKVLNARNERERIEGLARFGKFFAGILWESYGGVFAGDKYFNPDAPPRLKRPLDAPTPDVHFFPTEDGVELRLSRYQAGSKGPVMLVHGLGVGSNIFSTDTIQTNLLEFLCKHDYDVWLLDFRVSILLPASKKEWNGDQIAQYDFKAAIGQIQQQTGAKDVQCVVHCYGATTFFMSLLAGLQGVRSVVCSQIAADTVVATATGLKAGLHLPGMLDAIGIKSMTAYADSKENWFNRLYDKALNGYARIEAQGYCTNPVCHRITFMYASLYRHDTLNETLHDNLHELFGESNIETFEHLALIVRKGHLVDFKGNDVYMPHFDRLTMPICFISGAENQCYLPESTLKTYQRVCEKHGPERYSRHVVPGYGHIDCMFGKNAVVDVYPIILEHLEKTALG; via the coding sequence ATGACACGGATCGCAACGCCCATCAGCGACATCAAGGAACACTACGACGTGATCGTCATCGGCTCCGGGTACGGCGGCGGCATTGCCGCTTCGCGCCTGTCTCGGGCCGGCAAGAAGGTGTGCCTGCTGGAGCGCGGTCGGGAAATCCAGCCCGGCGAATACCCCAACACCATGATCGCTGCGACCGAAGAGCTGCAGGTGCACGATCCGGACGGCCACATCGGCTCGCGCACCGGGTTGTTCGATCTGCACGTCAACGCGCAGCAGAACGTAGTGGTCGGCTGTGGCCTCGGTGGCACGTCGTTGATCAATGCCAACGTTTCGCTGGAGCCGACAGCCGATGTGTTCAAGGATCCACGCTGGCCGTTGGCGGTGCGCGAGGACCAGGATGGTTTGCTCAAGGCCGGTTACGAAAAAGCCCGGGAGATGCTCAAACCCAACCCTTATCCGGACAGCGCACCGAACCTGCCCAAGCTCGATGCCAACAAACAGTCCGCGGACTTCCTCAAGCAAGGCGCGAACTTCTACAAGCCGCCGATCAACGTGACCTTCGACAAACTGCCGAACAACCTCAACCACGTCGGCGTCGAGCAACTGCCGTGCAACCACTGCGGTGACTGCGTTTCAGGCTGTAACAACAAGGCCAAAAACACCACGCTGATGAACTATCTGCCGGACGCCACCAATCACGGCGCGGAGATTTTCTGCCAGGCCCAGGTGCGGCATCTGGAACGCGACAGTGATGGCTGGATCGTGCACTTCCAGTACCTCGACAGTGGTCGCGAGAAGTTCGACGCGCCAACGCTGTTCGTGAAGGCCGACATTGTCGTGGTATCCGCCGGCACTCTTGGTTCCACCGAGATTCTGCTGCGCTCGCGGGACAAGGGCCTGGCGATGTCCGGCCAGCTCGGCGAGAACATGAGCGGCAACGGTGACATCCTCGGCTTCGGCCACAACTGCGAGCAGACCATCAACGGCATCGGTTTCGGTACGCACTCGGCCAAGGAGATGAAACCGGTCGGCCCGTGCATCACCTCGATCATCGACATGCGCAACGAGGGTGATCGCAGCAGCCGTATGGTCATCGAGGAAGGCTCGATCCCCGGCGCCCTCGGGCGGCCGATGGTGCCGGCGATGGCCGGGTTCGCCGAGATGATCGGGGTGCCCACCGACGACAGTTTCAGCGGCAAGGTGAAGTACAAGGAGCGCGAAGCCGAAAGCTTCCTGCGCGGCCCTTACTACGGCGCGCTGCACAACATGCAGACTTACCTGATCATGAGCCACGACAGCGGCCAGGGGCGGATGGTCCTCGACAGCAAGGATCAACTGCGCATCGACTGGCCGGGCGTCGGCGAGCAGGAAAACTTCAAGATCGGCAACGAACGCCTGCACCAGAGCACCAAGGCACTGGGCGGGATCTGGGTCGAGAATCCGATCTGGACCAAATTGCTTAAGCACAGCATCGTCTCGGTGCATCCGCTGGGCGGTTGCGTGATGGGCGAAGACGCCGCGCAAGGCGTGGTCAACCACAAGGGCCAGGTGTTTAGCGGCGCCAGTGGCACCGATGTCTACGCCAACCTGTACGTGACCGACGGCGCGGTGATTCCGACCTCACTGGCGGTCAACCCGCTGCTGACCATCTCCGCCGTCAGCGAGCGCAACATGGGCCTGCTGGCCGCCGACCGTGGCTGGAAAATCGATTACACATTGCCCTCGGCACCGCGCAAACAACCGGTGCCACCGACCCTCGGTGTACAGTTCACCGAGACCATGAAAGGCTACTTCTCCCGGGCCTTCACCGCTGCGCAGAGCACCGATCTCAAGGTCTACGAAGCGGCGGCCAAACGTGGCGAGGCAGACAACTCGCCGATCGATTTCACCCTGACCATCACCGCCAACGACCTCAACCGGATGATCAAGGAGCCGGAGCACGCCGCAACCATCGTCGGCACGGTGATCGCCCCGGCCCTGTCGCCGCAGCCGCTGACCGCCAGCAACGGCGTGTTCAACCTGTTCGAGCAATTCGAGCAGCAGGTCGACACACGCCACATGAAATACGACATGAAACTGACCGCCGAGGACGGCAACGACTATTTCTTCAGCGCCTTCAAAACCGTGCCGGAAGACAACGGCGTGCTGAACATCTGGCATGACACCAGCACCCTCTACGTCACGCTGTATCGCGGGCCGGACAAGTCCGGCGAAGTCATCGGCTCGGGTGTGATGCACATCAAACCGGCGGATTTCGCCAAGCAGATGACCACCATGAAGGTCCTCAACGCGCGCAACGAGCGTGAGCGCATTGAAGGGCTGGCGCGGTTCGGCAAGTTCTTCGCCGGGATCCTCTGGGAGAGTTACGGCGGGGTGTTTGCCGGCGACAAATACTTCAACCCCGACGCGCCGCCACGCTTGAAACGGCCGCTGGATGCGCCGACGCCGGATGTGCATTTCTTCCCCACCGAGGACGGCGTGGAACTGCGCCTGAGCCGCTATCAGGCCGGCAGCAAAGGCCCGGTGATGCTGGTGCACGGGTTGGGTGTGGGCTCGAACATCTTTTCCACCGACACCATCCAGACCAACCTGCTGGAGTTTCTCTGCAAGCATGATTACGACGTGTGGCTGCTGGATTTCCGGGTGAGCATCCTGCTGCCGGCGAGCAAGAAGGAATGGAACGGCGACCAGATCGCCCAGTACGACTTCAAGGCTGCCATCGGGCAGATCCAGCAGCAGACCGGCGCGAAGGACGTGCAGTGTGTGGTGCATTGCTACGGCGCGACGACGTTCTTCATGTCGTTGCTCGCCGGTTTGCAGGGCGTGCGCTCGGTAGTCTGCTCGCAAATTGCCGCTGATACGGTGGTCGCGACGGCGACGGGGCTGAAGGCCGGTCTGCACCTGCCGGGGATGCTCGACGCCATTGGCATCAAATCCATGACCGCCTACGCCGACAGCAAGGAAAACTGGTTCAACCGCCTCTACGACAAGGCCCTCAACGGCTACGCGCGGATCGAAGCCCAGGGTTATTGCACCAACCCGGTGTGCCACCGCATCACCTTCATGTACGCCTCGCTGTACCGCCACGACACCCTCAACGAGACGCTGCACGACAACCTGCACGAACTGTTCGGCGAGTCGAACATCGAGACGTTCGAGCATCTGGCGCTGATCGTGCGCAAAGGGCATCTGGTGGACTTCAAGGGCAACGATGTGTACATGCCGCACTTCGACCGGCTGACCATGCCGATCTGCTTCATCAGCGGCGCGGAGAACCAGTGCTATTTGCCGGAGAGCACGCTCAAGACCTATCAGCGGGTTTGCGAGAAGCATGGGCCGGAGCGCTATAGCCGGCATGTGGTGCCGGGCTATGGCCACATCGATTGCATGTTCGGCAAGAACGCAGTGGTCGATGTGTATCCGATCATCCTTGAACACCTGGAGAAAACGGCCCTCGGTTGA
- a CDS encoding electron transfer flavoprotein subunit beta, whose product MSTKIISLVSIGAHPTSGRPRRAEQDARAVELGLQLAGDNLQVLHAGDIGEPALRAYLGMGLEQMHVLEQPAGADALPALTDYLRDAGAQVVLTGSQAETGEGSGMLPFLLAEGLGWPLVVGLAQVESISDGSALVLQALPRGQRRRLKVRLPFLATVDNAAPKPRQSAYGPARRGVLQAKDVEVVDDELLAVSTLQPAKPRPKRLKVIKAKSGADRMKAATAKASGGGGQVLKGVTAEAGAEAILKLLIEEGVVR is encoded by the coding sequence ATGAGCACAAAGATCATCAGTCTGGTTTCAATCGGCGCCCACCCGACCTCGGGCCGCCCGCGTCGTGCCGAACAGGATGCACGGGCGGTGGAACTCGGCTTGCAACTGGCTGGGGATAACCTGCAAGTGCTGCATGCCGGGGACATTGGCGAACCTGCGCTGCGCGCCTATCTGGGCATGGGGCTGGAGCAGATGCATGTGCTGGAACAACCGGCCGGTGCGGATGCGTTGCCGGCGTTGACCGACTATTTGCGGGATGCCGGGGCTCAGGTCGTGTTGACTGGCAGCCAGGCGGAAACCGGTGAAGGTTCGGGGATGCTGCCGTTCCTGCTGGCCGAAGGGCTGGGCTGGCCGCTGGTGGTGGGGCTGGCGCAGGTCGAGTCGATCAGCGACGGCTCGGCACTGGTGTTGCAGGCGTTGCCCCGTGGGCAGCGGCGCCGGTTGAAGGTACGTCTGCCGTTTCTCGCGACTGTGGATAACGCCGCGCCCAAGCCTCGGCAGAGTGCTTACGGCCCGGCGCGGCGTGGGGTTCTCCAGGCAAAAGACGTGGAAGTGGTGGACGACGAATTGCTCGCGGTGTCGACCCTGCAACCGGCCAAGCCACGGCCGAAACGGTTGAAGGTGATCAAGGCCAAGAGCGGGGCGGACCGGATGAAGGCGGCGACGGCCAAGGCCAGTGGGGGTGGGGGGCAGGTGCTCAAGGGCGTGACTGCCGAGGCAGGTGCCGAAGCTATCCTCAAACTGCTGATCGAAGAAGGTGTTGTCCGCTAG
- a CDS encoding electron transfer flavoprotein subunit alpha/FixB family protein, which produces MSDIIRRDPRAEWIARNRLHPLHAAMQPAQHSWMGPNGIIRKNLHGIGFIGPNGIKRIDRSGAQQGGAVKRSAAVEVQLPLHQVPAPAFYISVVPDMVGGRLSSHDRDLLGLAHQLAGSDGAVLAVVFGEHKENAFATAGVDRLLVLEGEEFSGYAPEQRIQGLRAVDNQFNPRHWLLPDSRSGGGELGRRFAAALGERPATRVWQVKDQECIGRAGAGLQDLARPVARLILASAECAEPVSETRHEALPVELSTPVARSLSRIEDLGAVAVDPAAIPMAEAEFIFSGGNGVKDWELFHRTAAALGATEGASRVAVDDGFMTRDRQVGASGTWVTARVYVAVGISGAIQHLQGIGACDKVVAINLDPGCDMIKRADLSVIGESAEILQALIAAVEAYRNEAKRDAA; this is translated from the coding sequence ATGAGCGACATTATCCGCCGCGACCCCCGCGCCGAATGGATCGCACGTAACCGCCTGCATCCGTTGCACGCGGCCATGCAACCGGCGCAACACAGCTGGATGGGGCCCAACGGGATCATCCGCAAGAACCTGCACGGCATCGGCTTTATCGGGCCGAACGGCATCAAGCGCATCGACCGCAGCGGCGCCCAGCAGGGTGGGGCGGTCAAGCGTTCGGCAGCGGTCGAAGTGCAATTGCCGCTGCATCAAGTGCCGGCCCCGGCGTTCTACATCAGCGTGGTGCCGGACATGGTCGGCGGCCGCTTGAGCAGCCATGACCGCGACCTGCTCGGCCTGGCTCATCAACTGGCCGGCAGCGATGGCGCAGTGCTGGCGGTGGTGTTCGGCGAGCACAAGGAAAACGCTTTCGCCACGGCGGGCGTTGACCGCTTGCTGGTGCTGGAAGGCGAAGAATTCAGCGGTTATGCACCGGAACAACGGATCCAGGGCCTGCGGGCTGTGGATAACCAGTTCAACCCGCGTCACTGGCTGCTGCCGGACAGCCGCAGCGGTGGCGGCGAACTCGGCCGGCGCTTTGCCGCTGCACTGGGTGAGCGCCCGGCCACACGGGTGTGGCAGGTCAAGGATCAGGAGTGCATCGGCCGCGCCGGTGCCGGGTTGCAGGATCTTGCCCGTCCGGTTGCACGGCTGATTCTGGCGTCCGCCGAATGCGCCGAACCGGTCAGCGAAACCCGTCACGAAGCGCTGCCGGTTGAGTTATCCACACCCGTGGCGCGCAGCCTGTCGCGAATCGAGGATCTGGGCGCCGTGGCGGTGGACCCGGCGGCGATTCCGATGGCCGAAGCCGAGTTCATCTTCTCCGGTGGCAACGGGGTCAAGGATTGGGAGCTTTTCCACAGGACCGCCGCCGCACTTGGCGCCACCGAAGGCGCCTCGCGGGTGGCCGTGGACGACGGCTTCATGACCCGCGACCGTCAGGTCGGCGCGTCCGGCACCTGGGTCACCGCACGGGTATACGTGGCCGTAGGGATTTCCGGGGCGATCCAGCACCTGCAGGGCATCGGCGCCTGCGACAAGGTGGTGGCGATCAACCTCGATCCGGGCTGCGACATGATCAAGCGTGCCGACCTGTCGGTGATCGGCGAAAGCGCGGAAATTCTTCAGGCCTTGATCGCGGCGGTAGAGGCTTACCGCAACGAAGCCAAGCGCGATGCGGCTTAA
- the dgcB gene encoding dimethylglycine demethylation protein DgcB, which yields MLNTLLPILLFAALALAVLGALRRVAMWRRGRASKVDLIGGLFAMPKRYMVDLHHVVARDKYIANTHVATAGGAVASIVLAILVHGFGLHNRILGYALLLMTAVMFVGAIFVYRRRLNPPSRLSKGPWMRLPKSLLAFSASFFLVTLPVAGILPENFGGWVLAAILGVGVLWGVSELFFGMTWGGPMKHAFAGALHLAWHRRAERFGGGRSTGLKPLDLNDPTAPLGVEKPKDFTWNQLLGFDACVQCGKCEAACPAFAAGQPLNPKKLIQDMVVGLAGGTDAQFAGSPYPGKAVGEHSGNPHQPIVNGLVDAETLWSCTTCRACVEECPMMIEHVDAIVDMRRHLTLEKGATPNKGAEVLENLIATDNPGGFAPGGRMNWAADLNLNLLSEKKSTDVLFWVGDGAFDMRNQRTLRAFVKVLKAAKVDFAVLGLEERDSGDVARRLGDEATFQLLAKRNIQTLAKYSFNRIVTCDPHSFHVLKNEYGAFDGNYLVQHHSTYLAEIIQAGALNLGQHKGNSVTYHDPCYLGRYNGEYEAPREVLRALGIEVKEMQRSGFRSRCCGGGGGAPITDIPGKQRIPDMRMEDIRETGAELVAVGCPQCTAMLEGVVEPRPLIKDIAELVADALLEDAAPNKPATPAKREPAEAH from the coding sequence ATGTTGAACACCCTTCTTCCAATCCTGTTGTTCGCAGCCCTGGCCCTTGCGGTGCTGGGTGCGTTGCGGCGGGTGGCCATGTGGCGCCGGGGCCGGGCCTCGAAGGTCGACCTGATCGGCGGCCTGTTCGCCATGCCCAAGCGTTACATGGTCGATCTGCACCACGTGGTGGCGCGGGACAAATACATCGCCAACACCCACGTGGCCACGGCGGGCGGCGCGGTGGCGTCCATCGTGCTGGCGATTCTGGTGCACGGTTTCGGCCTGCATAACCGCATCCTCGGCTACGCGTTGCTGCTGATGACGGCGGTGATGTTCGTCGGGGCGATCTTCGTTTACCGGCGTCGGCTCAACCCGCCGTCGCGGCTGTCGAAAGGCCCGTGGATGCGCCTGCCGAAAAGCCTGCTGGCGTTCTCGGCCTCGTTCTTCCTGGTGACCTTGCCGGTGGCGGGGATCCTGCCGGAGAACTTCGGCGGCTGGGTGCTGGCGGCGATTCTCGGGGTCGGTGTGTTGTGGGGCGTGTCGGAGCTGTTCTTCGGCATGACCTGGGGCGGCCCGATGAAACACGCCTTCGCCGGTGCGTTGCACCTGGCCTGGCACCGTCGCGCTGAGCGTTTTGGTGGTGGCCGTTCCACCGGTTTGAAACCGCTGGATCTGAATGATCCGACCGCGCCGCTGGGCGTGGAAAAACCCAAGGATTTCACCTGGAACCAGTTGCTCGGTTTCGACGCCTGTGTGCAGTGCGGCAAGTGCGAAGCGGCGTGCCCGGCGTTCGCAGCCGGCCAGCCGCTGAACCCGAAAAAACTGATTCAGGACATGGTCGTCGGCCTTGCCGGCGGCACCGATGCCCAGTTCGCCGGCAGCCCTTATCCGGGCAAAGCGGTGGGCGAACACTCAGGCAATCCGCATCAACCGATCGTCAACGGTCTGGTGGATGCCGAAACCCTGTGGTCGTGCACCACTTGCCGCGCCTGCGTCGAAGAATGCCCGATGATGATCGAGCACGTCGATGCCATCGTCGACATGCGTCGTCACCTGACCCTGGAAAAAGGCGCGACGCCAAACAAGGGCGCCGAAGTCCTGGAAAATCTGATCGCCACCGACAACCCTGGCGGTTTCGCTCCGGGCGGGCGGATGAACTGGGCGGCGGACCTGAACCTCAATCTGCTTAGCGAGAAAAAATCCACCGACGTGCTGTTCTGGGTCGGCGACGGCGCCTTCGACATGCGCAATCAGCGCACCTTGCGTGCCTTCGTCAAAGTGCTGAAAGCGGCCAAGGTCGACTTCGCGGTGCTCGGGCTGGAAGAGCGCGACAGCGGCGATGTGGCCCGACGTCTTGGTGATGAGGCGACTTTCCAGTTGCTCGCCAAACGCAATATCCAGACCCTGGCCAAATACAGCTTCAACCGCATCGTCACCTGCGACCCGCACAGTTTCCATGTGCTGAAAAACGAGTACGGCGCCTTCGATGGCAACTACCTCGTGCAGCACCACAGCACTTATCTGGCGGAAATCATCCAGGCCGGTGCGCTGAACCTCGGTCAGCACAAAGGCAACAGCGTGACCTATCACGATCCGTGCTACCTCGGTCGCTACAACGGCGAGTACGAGGCACCGCGCGAAGTGTTGCGCGCCCTCGGTATCGAGGTGAAAGAGATGCAACGTTCCGGCTTCCGTTCGCGCTGCTGCGGCGGCGGTGGCGGGGCGCCGATCACCGACATTCCGGGCAAGCAGCGGATTCCCGACATGCGCATGGAAGACATCCGCGAGACCGGCGCCGAGCTGGTGGCCGTGGGTTGTCCACAGTGCACGGCGATGCTCGAAGGTGTGGTCGAACCGCGTCCGCTGATCAAGGACATCGCCGAACTGGTGGCCGACGCGCTGCTCGAAGACGCTGCGCCGAACAAGCCTGCCACCCCGGCCAAACGTGAACCTGCGGAGGCCCACTGA